A stretch of Spirosoma oryzicola DNA encodes these proteins:
- the sucC gene encoding ADP-forming succinate--CoA ligase subunit beta: protein MNIHEYQGKEILKKYGVRIQEGIVAESPEKAVEAAKQIMAQSGSKFVVVKSQIHAGGRGKGKVVGSEQRGVALAKSVEEVRDIAKNLIGNVLVTHQTGPEGKKVNKVLVAQDVFYPGASEPKEMYISILLDRTKACNVIMASTEGGMDIEEVAEKTPEKIVKEWIDPAVGLQPFQARKVAFGLGLEGEAFKEMVKFVTSLYKAYVDTDASMFEINPVLKTSDNKILAVDAKVNLDDNALYRHPDLANLRDISEEDPLEVEASANDLNYVKLDGNVGCMVNGAGLAMATMDIIKLSGGEPANFLDVGGGANAKTVEAGFRIILKDPNVKAILINIFGGIVRCDRVATGVVEAYKAIGDIPVPIIVRLQGTNAEEGAKIIDESGLKVQSAVLLKEAAEKVRQVVAAL, encoded by the coding sequence ATGAATATACACGAGTATCAGGGTAAAGAAATTCTGAAAAAGTACGGTGTCCGGATTCAGGAAGGCATCGTAGCTGAATCGCCCGAGAAAGCCGTTGAAGCCGCTAAACAGATTATGGCGCAGTCCGGCTCAAAGTTCGTCGTCGTAAAATCGCAAATTCATGCTGGTGGTCGCGGCAAGGGTAAAGTCGTCGGTAGTGAACAGCGTGGTGTGGCTCTGGCGAAATCCGTTGAAGAGGTACGCGATATTGCGAAAAACCTGATCGGTAATGTACTGGTAACGCACCAGACTGGTCCGGAAGGCAAAAAAGTAAATAAAGTGCTGGTTGCCCAGGACGTTTTCTACCCCGGTGCATCGGAGCCGAAAGAAATGTACATCAGCATCCTGCTGGATCGTACCAAGGCTTGCAACGTTATCATGGCCAGCACCGAAGGGGGCATGGACATTGAAGAAGTAGCCGAGAAAACACCCGAAAAAATCGTAAAAGAGTGGATCGATCCGGCGGTTGGCTTACAGCCCTTCCAGGCTCGTAAAGTGGCTTTCGGCCTTGGTTTAGAAGGCGAAGCGTTCAAAGAAATGGTGAAATTCGTTACGTCGCTGTATAAAGCGTACGTTGATACGGATGCTTCCATGTTCGAGATCAACCCGGTTCTGAAAACATCGGATAACAAGATTTTGGCCGTTGATGCGAAAGTTAATCTCGACGACAACGCGCTTTACCGTCACCCTGACCTGGCCAATCTGCGCGACATCTCAGAGGAAGATCCGCTCGAAGTAGAAGCGTCAGCCAATGACCTGAACTACGTTAAGCTCGATGGTAACGTTGGCTGTATGGTAAACGGTGCTGGTCTGGCGATGGCTACGATGGATATCATCAAACTGTCGGGTGGCGAGCCTGCTAACTTCCTCGACGTAGGGGGTGGCGCTAACGCAAAAACCGTTGAAGCCGGATTCCGGATTATCCTGAAAGATCCAAACGTAAAAGCGATTCTGATCAATATCTTCGGTGGTATCGTTCGCTGCGACCGCGTGGCAACGGGCGTCGTGGAAGCGTACAAAGCGATTGGCGACATTCCGGTTCCAATCATCGTTCGTTTACAAGGTACCAATGCCGAAGAAGGCGCGAAGATCATTGACGAGTCAGGCCTAAAGGTTCAGTCAGCCGTGTTGCTGAAAGAAGCCGCCGAGAAGGTTCGTCAGGTTGTAGCTGCTTTATAA
- a CDS encoding M48 family metallopeptidase, whose translation MKKAIIAMLSLVFAVTACEKVPLTGRKQLILVPNNDMLSMSFTQYKQFLDTSRVVSNSGDAQMVNRVGDRIRQAVESYMNSNGYGKRLEGFKWEYHLVQSNQVNAWCMPGGKIVVYSGILPYTQNEAGLATVLGHEVSHAIAEHGNERMSEGLVANGLLQAGQVATGIASSARTPQTQALFQQAFGVVGPLAYQYGVGLPHSRKQESEADHLGLIFMAMAGYDPREAITFWERMAKASGGKAPAEFLSDHPSDQRRIADLQKLLPDAQKYYNGSRRNS comes from the coding sequence ATGAAAAAAGCCATCATAGCGATGTTGTCGCTTGTCTTTGCGGTAACCGCTTGCGAGAAAGTACCCCTAACTGGACGAAAGCAACTGATTTTAGTACCGAATAACGATATGCTCTCGATGAGCTTTACCCAGTATAAACAGTTCCTTGACACGAGCCGAGTTGTAAGCAACAGCGGAGATGCCCAGATGGTCAATCGAGTGGGGGATCGAATTCGACAGGCTGTTGAGAGTTACATGAACAGCAACGGATATGGCAAACGCCTGGAAGGGTTTAAGTGGGAGTACCACTTGGTGCAAAGTAACCAGGTCAATGCTTGGTGTATGCCCGGCGGTAAGATTGTCGTGTATTCAGGTATTCTACCGTACACCCAAAACGAAGCGGGGCTGGCAACGGTACTTGGGCACGAAGTATCGCACGCTATTGCGGAGCATGGTAACGAGCGTATGAGTGAGGGACTAGTTGCCAATGGATTGCTCCAAGCTGGTCAGGTAGCGACGGGTATTGCTTCATCGGCCAGAACCCCTCAAACGCAGGCGTTGTTTCAACAGGCTTTCGGCGTCGTAGGACCTTTGGCATATCAATACGGAGTAGGCTTACCGCACAGCCGCAAGCAGGAATCGGAAGCGGATCACCTCGGGCTGATCTTTATGGCAATGGCTGGTTATGACCCTCGGGAAGCCATTACGTTCTGGGAGCGGATGGCCAAGGCAAGCGGAGGTAAAGCACCCGCTGAGTTTTTGTCTGATCACCCGTCCGATCAGCGCCGGATTGCCGACTTGCAGAAACTACTGCCTGACGCACAGAAGTATTATAATGGATCAAGACGGAATAGCTAA
- a CDS encoding fumarylacetoacetate hydrolase family protein — translation MKIIAVGRNYAEHIKELNNEQPDDPVIFLKPETAVPLKNEPFFYPSFSNDVHYEVEILVKINRVGKNIDEKFAHKYYDEIGIGIDFTARDVQSKLKAKGLPWELAKGFNGSAPISPFIPKTEFANLQNLNFRLDVNGETRQQGNTSLMLFKIDYLISFVSRYFLLQQGDVIFTGTPKGVGPVQIGDQLTAYIEDRKMLEIDVK, via the coding sequence ATGAAAATTATCGCCGTTGGTCGCAATTACGCCGAACATATTAAGGAACTCAACAACGAACAGCCCGACGATCCGGTCATCTTTTTAAAGCCCGAAACGGCGGTACCGCTTAAAAACGAACCGTTTTTTTACCCTAGCTTTTCGAACGACGTTCATTACGAAGTTGAAATTCTGGTAAAAATCAATCGAGTTGGGAAAAACATCGACGAGAAGTTCGCTCATAAGTACTACGACGAAATCGGGATAGGAATTGATTTTACGGCCCGCGATGTACAGAGCAAACTGAAAGCCAAAGGACTACCCTGGGAACTGGCTAAAGGCTTCAATGGCTCTGCTCCTATCTCTCCGTTTATTCCAAAGACAGAATTTGCCAATTTGCAGAATCTGAACTTCCGTCTTGATGTTAACGGAGAAACCCGTCAGCAGGGAAACACCAGTCTGATGCTGTTCAAAATTGACTACCTGATTTCATTCGTTTCGCGGTATTTTCTGCTGCAACAGGGTGACGTTATCTTTACGGGTACGCCTAAAGGAGTTGGTCCCGTCCAAATCGGAGATCAGTTGACGGCTTACATTGAAGATCGAAAAATGCTGGAGATTGACGTAAAATAA
- a CDS encoding M23 family metallopeptidase produces the protein MFPIRPGSANSLAGGLGDLRANHFHAGLDIRTGGQEGLDVHAAADGYISRIAVFTGGYGNVVFIKHPNGLTTVYGHLKTLKDTLGTYLREQQYQKKTFEIDLRPVPGQFPVKQGDVIAASGNTGGSGGPHLHFEVRDAKDNLINPLLYGFSELKDDVPPYFERIALKTMTSTSRVNGEYQRITYAPVRRSDGTYTLTQPITASGLIGLEVLGYDKTSGSPYRNGISCLEIRLDGREVFAYNMNSFPNEQTRYMNIHENYEVEQMSGQRYHRAYIADGNILNLYKLQSNAAYRGRLPLLDGKPHEVTLTLFDAFDHAAQLTFTILPEITTTKPLPADSVATLPAESDQTSDIPTATITTDENVLKLTVRNISAANPPMAKLHVGRTITEQAVSYVRNNQAVYLIDLRQTLPDSVQFGRGVVRTNFKKRIIPGRGDVVVDGTTRLAFSPKTLYDTLHLAMRPLPGGGLEINQSTIPLNDYLTIQYQPNYPIAIDTMRTKAYWTSGGRASFLGGKWNKGRIEFKTRSLGRFQLMTDANPPTVEILSATPKGITAKIRDDLSGIADFRALVNGEWVLMQYDYKRALLWSDKLDPDEPFETGSEVLVQVKDRAGNIGSDSTTIEAPRARPAARPKAAPKRRKKR, from the coding sequence ATGTTTCCAATCCGGCCGGGTTCCGCTAATTCGCTGGCGGGTGGATTGGGTGATTTACGAGCCAATCACTTTCATGCGGGTCTGGATATTCGAACGGGAGGTCAGGAAGGCTTGGACGTTCATGCCGCAGCCGATGGCTACATTTCTCGCATTGCCGTCTTTACCGGCGGCTACGGTAATGTTGTGTTTATCAAGCATCCCAACGGCCTGACAACGGTTTACGGGCACCTGAAAACGCTTAAAGACACGCTTGGCACTTACCTCCGCGAGCAGCAATACCAAAAGAAAACGTTCGAGATTGATTTACGGCCCGTACCGGGTCAATTTCCGGTTAAGCAGGGCGACGTGATTGCAGCATCCGGCAATACAGGCGGATCAGGCGGTCCTCACCTGCACTTCGAAGTGCGCGACGCGAAGGACAACCTCATCAATCCGCTGCTTTACGGTTTCTCCGAACTGAAGGATGATGTGCCGCCTTATTTTGAGCGAATTGCGCTGAAAACCATGACCTCGACCTCGCGCGTTAACGGTGAATACCAGCGAATCACCTACGCACCCGTTCGCCGGTCTGACGGAACTTACACGCTCACGCAGCCCATCACAGCATCGGGCTTAATCGGTTTAGAAGTGCTGGGCTACGACAAAACCAGCGGTTCGCCTTATCGCAATGGAATCAGTTGTCTGGAAATCCGGCTCGATGGGCGCGAGGTTTTTGCGTACAACATGAATAGCTTTCCCAATGAGCAAACCCGGTACATGAACATCCACGAGAATTACGAAGTGGAACAAATGAGCGGGCAACGCTACCACCGCGCGTACATTGCGGACGGCAACATACTGAACCTTTACAAGTTACAAAGCAATGCCGCCTATCGGGGGCGTTTACCCTTGCTTGATGGCAAACCGCACGAAGTAACGCTGACGCTTTTTGATGCGTTCGATCATGCGGCCCAGCTGACGTTCACGATTCTGCCGGAAATAACAACGACAAAGCCGCTTCCAGCAGATTCGGTAGCCACCCTTCCGGCGGAATCAGATCAGACGAGCGATATTCCAACAGCCACCATCACGACCGATGAAAACGTACTAAAGCTGACGGTCAGGAACATATCGGCGGCTAATCCTCCGATGGCAAAATTACACGTGGGCCGTACGATAACGGAGCAGGCGGTTAGCTATGTTCGTAACAATCAAGCGGTTTATCTCATCGATTTGCGGCAGACATTGCCCGATTCGGTACAGTTTGGCCGGGGTGTTGTGCGGACTAATTTTAAAAAGCGCATTATTCCCGGACGGGGTGATGTGGTGGTCGATGGCACAACTCGCTTGGCCTTTTCGCCTAAAACGCTTTATGACACGTTACATCTGGCCATGCGACCGCTACCGGGTGGTGGATTAGAGATTAACCAATCAACGATTCCGCTCAACGATTATTTAACCATTCAGTACCAACCGAACTACCCGATTGCCATCGATACCATGCGCACAAAAGCGTATTGGACCAGTGGCGGACGGGCCAGCTTCCTGGGTGGCAAATGGAATAAAGGACGAATCGAATTTAAGACTCGTTCCTTAGGCCGGTTTCAGCTTATGACGGACGCGAACCCGCCTACGGTCGAGATTCTGTCCGCTACGCCAAAGGGAATAACGGCCAAGATCCGGGATGATCTGTCGGGTATTGCGGATTTCCGGGCGCTGGTCAACGGCGAATGGGTGCTGATGCAGTACGATTACAAGCGGGCGTTGCTTTGGTCGGATAAACTCGATCCGGACGAACCCTTTGAAACGGGCTCGGAAGTACTTGTGCAGGTGAAAGATCGGGCTGGCAACATCGGTTCCGACAGCACGACGATTGAAGCCCCCCGCGCCCGACCAGCGGCACGTCCTAAAGCCGCACCAAAGCGTCGAAAAAAACGGTAA
- the bcp gene encoding thioredoxin-dependent thiol peroxidase encodes MSLNVGDIAPDFTSTDQNGQPIKLSDYRGKKVVLYFYPKDDTTGCTAQACSLRDNYSDLKAAGYEVLGVSIDDTKSHQKFINKYNLPFTLVADTDKQVVEDYGVWQEKSMYGRTYMGTVRTTFLIDENGIITEIIGKVDTKQHADQILK; translated from the coding sequence ATGAGTCTGAACGTTGGCGATATCGCTCCTGATTTCACAAGTACCGACCAAAACGGTCAGCCTATTAAGCTGTCCGATTATCGGGGAAAGAAGGTGGTTTTGTATTTTTACCCCAAAGACGATACAACGGGTTGTACGGCTCAGGCGTGTAGCCTTCGCGACAACTATTCGGATCTCAAAGCGGCTGGTTACGAGGTACTGGGCGTAAGTATCGATGATACGAAGTCGCACCAGAAATTCATCAACAAGTACAATCTGCCCTTTACGCTCGTCGCCGATACGGACAAGCAAGTCGTTGAAGACTACGGCGTGTGGCAGGAAAAATCCATGTATGGCCGTACGTACATGGGTACGGTCCGCACGACGTTTCTAATTGATGAAAACGGTATTATTACGGAAATAATCGGCAAAGTAGATACCAAGCAACACGCCGATCAGATTTTGAAATAA
- a CDS encoding transketolase — MELEQLEHIATAVRRDIVRMVAAVNSGHPGGSLGCTDFLVGLYFDVMKLKRDENGTVIFDMDGRDEDLFFLSNGHISPVFYSVLARSGYFPIDELATFRKLDSRLQGHPTTAEHLPGIRIASGSLGQGLSVAAGAAYSKKLNGDTNHVYVLMGDGEQQEGQIWEAAQFAPNKKLGNLTAVIDYNLAQIDGKTEYVNDNRDLAAKYKAFGWHVDEMQGNDMADVIRTLKKAQENPDVPTLILMHTEMGFGVDYMVGSYKWHGVAPNAEQLTQALNQLPLSVGYSDY, encoded by the coding sequence ATGGAACTCGAACAACTCGAACACATTGCAACCGCCGTTCGGCGCGACATCGTTCGCATGGTAGCCGCCGTTAATTCTGGTCACCCAGGCGGTTCGTTAGGCTGCACCGACTTTCTGGTCGGCCTTTATTTTGACGTAATGAAGCTTAAGCGGGATGAGAATGGCACCGTCATTTTCGACATGGACGGACGCGATGAGGATCTGTTCTTTCTCTCGAACGGACACATATCGCCGGTTTTCTATTCCGTGTTAGCTCGGTCAGGGTACTTCCCGATCGACGAACTGGCTACGTTCCGCAAACTGGATAGCCGTCTGCAAGGGCACCCCACCACCGCCGAACACCTACCGGGAATTCGCATCGCTTCGGGCTCCTTGGGACAAGGTTTATCGGTAGCAGCGGGAGCGGCTTATTCGAAAAAGCTCAATGGCGACACGAATCACGTGTACGTATTAATGGGCGACGGCGAGCAGCAGGAAGGCCAAATCTGGGAAGCAGCTCAGTTTGCACCCAACAAAAAACTGGGCAACCTGACCGCCGTAATCGATTACAACCTGGCTCAGATTGACGGCAAAACGGAATACGTCAACGACAACCGCGATCTGGCGGCCAAATACAAAGCTTTCGGCTGGCACGTCGACGAAATGCAGGGTAACGACATGGCTGATGTAATCAGAACCCTCAAGAAAGCACAGGAAAACCCGGACGTTCCGACGTTGATTCTGATGCATACAGAAATGGGCTTTGGTGTGGATTACATGGTTGGCAGCTACAAATGGCACGGCGTAGCGCCAAATGCTGAGCAGCTTACTCAGGCCCTCAACCAACTGCCGCTATCTGTAGGCTACTCTGATTACTAA
- a CDS encoding transketolase family protein → MKKYEYTEKKDTRSGFGAGMAELGKTHPNVVALTADLAGSLKLDAFIKENPERFVQCGIAEANMIGVSAGLTIGGHIPFATTFANFATGRVYDQIRQSVAYSNKNVKICASHAGVTLGEDGATHQILEDLGMMKMLPNMTVINPCDYNQTKAATLAIADHVGPVYLRFGRPVIPVFTPADQKFEIGKAWTVNEGSDVSIFCTGHLVWEAIKAGEMLAEEGIEADIINIHTIKPLDEEAIIASVKKTGCAVSAEEHMISGGLGDSVAHVLAQHNPAPLEYVGVHDTFGESGTPDQLMQKYGLTADKIVEQVKKVMARK, encoded by the coding sequence ATGAAAAAGTACGAATATACCGAAAAGAAAGATACTCGCTCGGGCTTCGGCGCGGGCATGGCCGAATTAGGCAAAACCCACCCGAACGTTGTTGCCCTGACGGCTGACTTAGCGGGATCGCTTAAACTTGATGCGTTTATCAAAGAGAATCCCGAACGGTTTGTGCAGTGCGGGATTGCCGAAGCAAATATGATCGGCGTATCGGCGGGATTGACCATCGGTGGCCATATTCCTTTCGCCACGACCTTCGCCAACTTCGCGACGGGCCGTGTGTACGATCAGATCCGTCAGTCGGTTGCTTATTCAAACAAGAACGTTAAAATTTGTGCGTCGCACGCTGGGGTTACGCTTGGCGAAGATGGTGCTACCCACCAGATTCTGGAAGACCTGGGCATGATGAAAATGTTACCAAACATGACCGTCATCAACCCTTGCGACTACAACCAGACCAAAGCCGCTACGCTCGCTATTGCCGACCATGTTGGCCCGGTTTACCTCCGCTTCGGACGGCCTGTTATTCCGGTGTTTACCCCCGCCGATCAGAAATTCGAAATTGGCAAAGCGTGGACGGTGAACGAAGGTTCGGATGTGTCGATCTTCTGCACTGGTCATCTGGTCTGGGAAGCCATCAAAGCGGGCGAAATGCTGGCCGAAGAAGGAATCGAAGCCGACATTATCAACATTCATACGATTAAACCGTTAGATGAAGAAGCAATTATCGCTTCCGTGAAAAAAACGGGTTGCGCTGTATCGGCAGAAGAACACATGATCAGTGGCGGTTTGGGCGATAGCGTTGCGCATGTTCTGGCGCAACATAATCCGGCTCCGCTGGAATACGTGGGTGTCCATGACACTTTCGGCGAAAGCGGAACCCCTGACCAGCTGATGCAGAAATATGGTCTCACCGCCGACAAAATTGTTGAGCAGGTGAAGAAAGTAATGGCAAGAAAATAA
- a CDS encoding RNA polymerase sigma factor codes for MTDAELLAKYRDPSSRNYAFNLLVRQYQQKVYWHIRKMVIDHDDADDLVQETFIKVWNSLEQFRGDSQLYTWIYRIATNECLNFLNKKRRRFFLPIGDVEGELMEKLESNADFVTSGNEPSGEEIQMKLQKALLKLPDKQRLVFNMKYFDDMKYEDIAEITGTSVGALKASYHLAVKKIEDYLDKSDTSD; via the coding sequence ATGACTGACGCAGAACTCCTCGCCAAATACCGCGATCCGTCGAGCCGGAATTATGCCTTTAATCTGTTGGTACGACAGTATCAGCAGAAAGTTTATTGGCATATTCGGAAGATGGTCATTGACCACGACGACGCTGATGATCTGGTGCAGGAAACATTTATTAAAGTCTGGAACAGCCTGGAACAGTTTCGGGGTGATAGTCAGTTATATACTTGGATATACCGCATTGCGACCAACGAATGCCTGAACTTTCTCAACAAAAAACGTCGTCGTTTTTTCCTGCCCATCGGTGACGTAGAGGGTGAGTTGATGGAAAAATTGGAAAGTAATGCTGATTTTGTCACGTCGGGCAATGAACCCAGCGGTGAAGAAATACAAATGAAGTTGCAGAAGGCGCTTCTGAAGCTACCGGACAAACAACGGCTTGTCTTTAACATGAAGTACTTCGACGACATGAAGTACGAAGACATTGCCGAGATCACGGGTACATCAGTTGGCGCGCTGAAAGCATCCTATCACCTGGCGGTAAAAAAAATCGAAGATTATCTGGATAAATCTGACACGTCTGATTAA